A DNA window from Hordeum vulgare subsp. vulgare chromosome 1H, MorexV3_pseudomolecules_assembly, whole genome shotgun sequence contains the following coding sequences:
- the LOC123409135 gene encoding heavy metal-associated isoprenylated plant protein 6-like, which produces MGEDKKEKPGKADGGDQKKDAAPAAQPIVLKVDLHCAGCATKVKRAIKHAPGVESVKTDTAGNKVVVTGAADAADLKERIEARTKKPVQIVSAGAAPPKKEKEKDKEDKKADAGDKPEKQKNKPGAGDKEKGGAGAEQKEKKVETADKPKEEEKKPKEPKEETVTLKIRLHCDGCIDRIKRRVNKIKGVKEVMVDAAKDLVKVTGTMDAAALPGYLRDKLSRPVEVIAPGKKDGGDKKDDGDKKKDKGAGDGGDKKKDGGGDKDKSAAASASVAPMPMADPSMYQMPPQYGYMPYPAAPVGYYGAAAAPPNPGFYPNAGPQYPQPYASYPAHAPQMFSDENPNACSVM; this is translated from the exons ATGggcgaggacaagaaggagaagccgGGCAAGGCAGACGGCGGCGaccagaagaaggacgccgcgccgGCGGCCCAGCCCATCGTGCTCAAGGTCGACTTGCATTGCgccggctgcgccaccaaggtcaAGCGGGCCATCAAGCACGCCCCCG GCGTGGAGTCGGTTAAGACTGACACGGCGGGCAACAAGGTGGTCGTCACCGGCGCGGCCGACGCGGCGGACCTCAAGGAGCGCATCGAGGCAAGGACCAAGAAGCCCGTTCAAATCGTCTCCGCCGGAGCCGCCCCGcccaagaaggaaaaggagaaagaCAAGGAGGACAAAAAGGCCGACGCCGGCGATAAGCCGGAGAAACAGAAGAACAAGCCAGGAGCAGGAGACAAGGAGAAGGGCGGTGCCGGTGCTGAGCAAAAAGAGAAAAAGGTGGAAACTGCCGACAagcccaaggaggaggagaagaaaccaAAGGAGCCCAAAGAGGAGACGGTGACGCTCAAGATCAGGCTGCACTGCGACGGCTGCATCGACCGCATCAAGCGCCGCGTCAACAAGATCAAGG GAGTGAAGGAAGTGATGGTGGACGCCGCCAAGGACCTGGTGAAGGTGACAGGCACCATGGACGCAGCCGCCCTGCCGGGCTACCTCAGGGACAAGCTCAGTCGGCCGGTGGAGGTCATCGCCCCCGGCAAGAAGGACGGAGGCGACAAGAAAGACGACGGcgacaagaagaaggacaagggcgCTGGAGACGGCGGCGACAAGAAGAAGGACGGCGGTGGCGACAAGGACAAGTCCGCGGCCGCCTCCGCGTCCGTGGCGCCGATGCCCATGGCGGACCCGAGCATGTACCAGATGCCCCCGCAGTACGGCTACATGCCGTACCCCGCGGCGCCCGTCGGGTACTAcggcgcggcggcggcgccgcCGAACCCTGGCTTCTACCCGAACGCCGGACCCCAGTACCCGCAACCGTACGCTTCGTACCCCGCCCACGCACCCCAGATGTTCAGCGACGAGAACCCCAACGCCTGCTCCGTCATGTGA